In Rhizobium sp. WSM4643, the following are encoded in one genomic region:
- a CDS encoding MarR family winged helix-turn-helix transcriptional regulator produces the protein MNEDALSTPGHLISLAARGFIRLSESRLKPLGFGVGQLPVLVALQDGKASTQRDLARFARVEQPPMAQMLARMERDGLIERTPDPADGRSSRIVLTKTAQERMPEAIIALFRGNREALTGFTDAEAGQLVDLLKRLIENLDQIASAESPLRD, from the coding sequence ATGAATGAAGACGCGCTTTCAACGCCGGGGCATCTCATCAGTCTTGCGGCGCGGGGGTTTATCCGCCTCAGCGAGTCACGCCTTAAACCGCTCGGCTTCGGTGTCGGCCAGTTGCCCGTCCTGGTAGCGCTGCAAGATGGCAAGGCCAGCACGCAGCGCGACCTCGCCCGCTTTGCCAGGGTCGAGCAACCGCCGATGGCGCAGATGCTCGCACGCATGGAGAGGGATGGCCTGATCGAGCGCACGCCCGACCCGGCTGACGGTCGCAGCAGCCGCATCGTGCTGACGAAAACCGCGCAGGAACGCATGCCTGAGGCAATCATAGCCTTGTTCCGGGGCAATCGTGAGGCATTGACCGGCTTCACAGATGCGGAAGCGGGACAACTTGTCGATCTGCTCAAGCGGCTGATCGAAAATCTGGATCAGATTGCAAGCGCGGAGTCTCCGCTGCGCGATTGA
- a CDS encoding nuclear transport factor 2 family protein, whose product MSKNDVEMIKRIYASFNARDIDAVLAVLSDDVAWANGMEGGHINGREAVRDYWTRQWAVISPHVEPVAFEETPDGAVAVEVIQSVFDLDGRPLENQSHGLKDKTVTHVFRMQGDKIVRFDIRDAFGSGAV is encoded by the coding sequence ATGTCTAAAAATGACGTCGAAATGATCAAGCGCATCTATGCCAGCTTCAATGCCAGAGACATTGACGCTGTCCTGGCCGTTCTTTCCGATGATGTCGCCTGGGCCAACGGCATGGAGGGCGGCCATATCAATGGCCGTGAGGCCGTGCGCGACTATTGGACACGCCAGTGGGCTGTCATTAGTCCCCACGTCGAGCCGGTCGCATTTGAAGAAACGCCAGATGGCGCCGTCGCTGTCGAGGTAATCCAGTCGGTCTTTGACCTCGATGGCCGGCCACTGGAAAATCAAAGTCATGGCCTGAAGGACAAGACCGTGACGCATGTCTTTCGCATGCAAGGCGACAAGATCGTCCGCTTCGATATCCGGGATGCCTTCGGCAGCGGAGCGGTCTGA
- a CDS encoding SRPBCC family protein, whose product MANLFETWSLDREIVLVKLLNHPRDKVFAAWMDPKALGEWYGPAGLSIETHEADIREGGVWRFDMVGVFEGKQQRFPNLMRFLEIVPNERIVMDYGTPDPDDPDRFRATVTFDEQADGKTVLTMRQLHPSAKRRQVVIGFGAVEYGLQTLDGLAAWLDR is encoded by the coding sequence ATGGCAAACCTGTTTGAGACATGGTCGCTCGACCGCGAAATCGTGCTGGTGAAGCTGCTCAACCACCCACGCGACAAGGTCTTTGCCGCCTGGATGGACCCCAAGGCGCTTGGCGAATGGTACGGCCCGGCCGGCCTCAGCATCGAGACCCACGAAGCCGATATCCGCGAGGGCGGGGTCTGGCGGTTCGACATGGTGGGTGTGTTCGAGGGAAAGCAGCAACGCTTCCCGAACCTCATGCGCTTTCTGGAGATCGTGCCGAACGAGCGGATCGTGATGGACTATGGCACGCCCGACCCCGACGACCCCGACCGTTTCCGCGCCACGGTGACCTTCGACGAGCAGGCCGACGGCAAGACGGTGCTGACCATGCGCCAGCTCCACCCCAGCGCCAAGCGGCGTCAGGTGGTCATCGGCTTCGGCGCGGTGGAGTACGGGCTGCAGACGCTTGATGGACTCGCCGCCTGGCTGGACCGCTGA
- a CDS encoding ArsR/SmtB family transcription factor: MPYHSTPLDLAFHALSDPTRRAVVSRLVEGELPVSALAEPFDMALPSFAQHLRVLEDCGLIASEKRGRSRWCRLVQARFDEAADWMISERRRWTERLDRLEVYLDKTEEDDEGHGKPV; the protein is encoded by the coding sequence ATGCCTTACCATTCGACCCCCCTCGATCTCGCCTTTCACGCTCTCAGCGACCCGACCCGCCGCGCCGTGGTGTCGCGGCTGGTCGAAGGCGAGTTGCCGGTCAGCGCGCTCGCCGAGCCTTTCGACATGGCGCTGCCCTCCTTCGCCCAGCATCTCAGGGTGCTGGAAGATTGCGGGCTGATCGCCAGCGAGAAGCGCGGGCGCAGCCGCTGGTGCCGGCTGGTGCAGGCGCGTTTCGACGAGGCGGCGGACTGGATGATATCGGAGCGCCGGCGCTGGACCGAGCGGCTGGATCGGCTCGAAGTCTACCTGGACAAAACCGAAGAGGATGACGAAGGACATGGCAAACCTGTTTGA
- a CDS encoding dihydrofolate reductase family protein translates to MAVRVDLMISLDGFATTTDQTPESPFGEDWPRLAGAYAATRTFRERVLKDTTGAGITGVDDEYAKEYFENVGAEIMGAGMFGLHNFPDDPNWRGWWGDEPPFGCPVFVLTHKPRPSIEMAGGTTFHFLNTTSDDALQQAVRVANGKDVRIGGGPSVVRGYLKAGLVDRLHVAITPILLGRGIRLWDDLRGLEAGCTVKTETSPSGTIHLTFQRQPPS, encoded by the coding sequence ATGGCAGTTCGTGTCGATCTCATGATCTCGCTCGATGGTTTCGCGACAACAACGGACCAGACGCCCGAAAGCCCGTTCGGCGAGGACTGGCCGCGTCTCGCCGGCGCCTATGCGGCAACGCGAACCTTCCGCGAGCGCGTGCTCAAGGATACGACGGGAGCAGGGATCACAGGTGTCGACGACGAATATGCGAAGGAATATTTCGAGAATGTGGGCGCCGAGATCATGGGTGCCGGCATGTTCGGACTGCACAACTTTCCCGACGATCCGAACTGGCGCGGCTGGTGGGGCGACGAGCCACCGTTCGGGTGTCCGGTCTTCGTTCTCACCCACAAGCCGCGGCCCTCCATCGAGATGGCCGGCGGGACGACGTTCCACTTCCTCAATACCACCTCTGATGATGCGCTCCAGCAGGCCGTGAGGGTCGCAAACGGCAAGGATGTGAGGATAGGCGGTGGCCCCTCGGTCGTTCGCGGCTATCTCAAAGCCGGCCTTGTCGACCGCCTTCATGTTGCCATCACGCCGATTTTGCTCGGGCGCGGCATCCGCCTGTGGGACGACCTGCGCGGCCTGGAAGCCGGCTGCACCGTCAAGACCGAAACGTCACCGAGCGGCACCATCCACCTCACTTTCCAACGCCAGCCACCAAGCTGA
- a CDS encoding ArsR/SmtB family transcription factor, with translation MVQFSTARLDASFAALSDATRRGVLEQLGSADASITELAETFHMSLTGMKKHVSLLEQAGLVTTEKVGRVRTCRLGSRGLEEEAAWIEARRQIWNARFDALDEVVEALKRREKIDGRQSE, from the coding sequence ATGGTTCAGTTTTCGACAGCTCGCCTTGATGCTTCCTTTGCCGCGCTCTCGGACGCCACGCGACGCGGCGTTCTGGAGCAGCTCGGCAGTGCGGATGCTTCGATCACGGAGCTTGCAGAGACGTTCCACATGAGCCTCACGGGCATGAAGAAGCACGTCAGTCTCCTGGAGCAGGCGGGACTGGTGACGACGGAGAAGGTCGGGCGAGTGCGGACCTGCAGGCTGGGCTCACGCGGGCTCGAGGAGGAGGCGGCCTGGATCGAGGCGCGCCGCCAGATCTGGAACGCACGCTTCGATGCGCTGGATGAAGTGGTCGAGGCGCTGAAACGGAGGGAGAAAATCGATGGGAGACAGAGTGAGTAA
- a CDS encoding SRPBCC family protein, whose product MGDRVSNGRTAVERRSELELVVTRTFDAPVRLVFDAWTKPELFKLWWAPKSMGVPILSCEMDVRTGGSYRIAFGRDASDAMAFFGKYLDVSPPSRLVWTNDEGGEEGAVTTVTFEEEDGRTLLVLQELYPSKEALDQAFVGMEDALPEQFEQLDELLVTLSASV is encoded by the coding sequence ATGGGAGACAGAGTGAGTAACGGCCGCACGGCGGTCGAACGGAGATCCGAGCTTGAACTCGTGGTGACGCGCACCTTCGACGCCCCGGTTCGCCTCGTATTCGACGCGTGGACCAAGCCCGAATTGTTCAAGCTGTGGTGGGCGCCGAAGTCGATGGGCGTGCCGATCCTTTCCTGCGAGATGGATGTTCGCACCGGGGGCAGCTATCGCATCGCGTTCGGACGCGACGCCTCGGACGCCATGGCCTTCTTCGGCAAGTATCTCGACGTGTCGCCGCCATCGCGCCTCGTCTGGACCAATGACGAAGGCGGGGAGGAGGGCGCCGTCACCACGGTGACCTTCGAGGAAGAGGACGGCAGGACGCTGCTGGTCCTGCAGGAACTCTATCCCTCGAAGGAAGCGCTCGACCAGGCTTTCGTCGGCATGGAGGACGCGCTGCCCGAGCAGTTCGAGCAGTTGGATGAACTTCTCGTCACGCTCAGTGCGAGCGTGTGA